The Algoriphagus sp. TR-M9 genome has a window encoding:
- a CDS encoding IS1595 family transposase: protein MDIFKGQGLIEFSKRFQSELDCKKYLAELKWKDGFTCRKCGHLGSQTRKDYARTCNKCSDTESAGAGTLFHKVKFGLVKAFYICFEMSTSTKSLSAMYMAKRYEINRKTAMSFMHKVREAMKSSGNHPMKGEVHVDEFVVGGQEAGHTGRSYGGKKKKVVCAVELTGDGKVKRFYALQIKDFSAKSLRPIFESHIDRNAQVQTDEWKGYRTIKKDFAIKQVPSELGLNFKTIHTMIHQLKSWLRTTFSWVSKRHIDRYLCEFSYRINRSQNKETIFHNLITRMVSKEKIYIADLI, encoded by the coding sequence ATGGATATTTTTAAAGGGCAAGGACTTATAGAGTTTAGTAAAAGGTTCCAAAGCGAACTAGACTGTAAAAAGTATTTGGCGGAACTCAAGTGGAAAGACGGGTTTACGTGCCGGAAGTGTGGCCACCTTGGCAGTCAAACCCGGAAAGATTACGCTCGTACCTGCAATAAATGTAGCGATACAGAAAGTGCTGGCGCAGGCACCCTTTTCCATAAAGTCAAATTTGGTCTTGTAAAGGCCTTTTATATCTGCTTTGAGATGAGCACAAGTACCAAAAGTCTCTCTGCGATGTATATGGCCAAGCGGTATGAGATTAATCGTAAAACAGCCATGAGTTTCATGCACAAGGTGCGTGAGGCCATGAAATCGAGCGGAAATCATCCCATGAAGGGAGAAGTTCATGTGGATGAATTCGTCGTAGGGGGCCAGGAGGCTGGACATACAGGTAGAAGCTATGGGGGCAAGAAAAAGAAGGTGGTATGCGCGGTAGAACTTACTGGGGATGGAAAAGTCAAACGGTTTTATGCATTACAGATCAAGGATTTTTCGGCCAAATCGCTGCGTCCCATCTTTGAGAGCCACATCGACAGAAATGCCCAAGTTCAGACAGACGAGTGGAAAGGATATCGTACTATCAAAAAGGACTTTGCCATCAAACAAGTCCCCAGTGAATTGGGGTTAAATTTTAAAACTATTCATACCATGATCCATCAGCTGAAATCGTGGTTAAGGACAACGTTTTCCTGGGTAAGCAAAAGGCACATTGACCGCTACCTATGTGAGTTTTCCTACAGAATCAACCGCTCACAGAACAAGGAGACGATCTTCCATAATTTGATCACCAGAATGGTCAGTAAGGAGAAAATCTACATTGCTGACTTGATATGA
- a CDS encoding carboxypeptidase-like regulatory domain-containing protein, producing MLNKLADQIKKGMMQAVKTIIIFILITNILSCSSKYYNGTLSGSIVDAKNNNSIDQVTLLLKHKDSLLYKDHYVSGKISDAKGKFSINYKGDINDYALYIAKLGYFPQTLKNLSSIDYPLEIKLDQDTTIHVDFVPAKFL from the coding sequence ATGTTGAACAAATTGGCGGATCAAATAAAAAAGGGGATGATGCAGGCTGTTAAAACAATTATTATTTTCATATTAATCACAAATATACTTTCCTGTAGTTCTAAATATTATAATGGTACTTTATCAGGGAGTATTGTTGATGCAAAGAATAATAACTCAATTGATCAGGTAACGTTATTATTAAAGCATAAAGATTCTCTACTTTATAAAGATCATTATGTATCAGGAAAAATATCTGATGCTAAAGGAAAATTTTCTATTAATTATAAGGGAGATATAAATGACTATGCTTTATACATCGCTAAGCTAGGCTATTTTCCTCAGACACTCAAGAATCTTTCCTCAATCGACTACCCTCTGGAAATCAAATTAGATCAAGACACTACAATTCATGTAGATTTTGTACCAGCTAAATTTTTATAA